A region of Oncorhynchus masou masou isolate Uvic2021 chromosome 29, UVic_Omas_1.1, whole genome shotgun sequence DNA encodes the following proteins:
- the mettl8 gene encoding LOW QUALITY PROTEIN: mRNA N(3)-methylcytidine methyltransferase METTL8 (The sequence of the model RefSeq protein was modified relative to this genomic sequence to represent the inferred CDS: inserted 3 bases in 3 codons; substituted 1 base at 1 genomic stop codon), which produces MRGSRRXSLASVAMGWDRVPCRLNSRGGXLLWDFFHHNMWYVVKWSEEEKEKARRXIHILLEEQGKYDIDACKYXDRFYEMHQDKFFKDRKWLFLEFRELLSLGPESSATEERQCGLRAPCPEPGVSCRDTEMGQHASTHQHIDPQTSDCQQSCNQDGSDTAVAARQTSSFPGEHATFRILECHLSYVVCGAGNSVFPIVSSIKYNIIHILSSLNYVFYTL; this is translated from the exons ATGAGAGGATCACGAC CCTCCCTAGCCTCAGTGGCTATGGGTTGGGACAGGGTTCCATGCAGACTAAACAGCAGAGGGG TGCTCCTTTGGGACTTCTTTCACCATAACATGTGGTAT GTTGTGAAATGGTCTgaggaagaaaaagaaaaagcCAGAC GAATACACATTCTATTAGAAGAGCAAG GCAAATATGACATAGACGCCTGTAAATACTGAGACAGGTTTTATGAGATGCACCAGGACAAGTTCTTTAAAGATCGCAAGTGGCTGTTCTTGGAGTTCCGAGAGCTTCTTTCTTTAGGGCCAGAGAGCAGTGCTACTGAGGAAAGACAGTGTGGGCTGCGGGCCCCATGCCCAGAGCCTGGTGTGTCCTGCAGGGACACAGAGATGGGGCAGCATGCATCCACTCACCAGCACATAGATCCACAGACAAGTGATTGCCAACAGTCCTGTAACCAAGATGGGAGTGACACTGCAGTGGCTGCAAGGCAGACCAGCTCTTTCCCAGGCGAACATGCAACTTTCAGGATCTT AGAATGTCATTTGTCATATGTTGTATGTGGGGCTGGTAACAGTGTGTTTCCTATTGTCAGCTCTATTAAGTACAACATTATAcatattttatccagtctaaatTACGTATTTTATACACTCTGA